Part of the Verrucomicrobiia bacterium genome is shown below.
ATTTCTGCTCGACCTCCACACGCTGGAACATGGCTACACGGAAGTGTCTCCACCGTTTGTTGTCGGGCCGCAATGTCTTGAGGGCGTCGGACAATTTCCAAAATTCAAAGACCAATATTACGGCCTCGCAGAAGGCGACAATACTGCCGAACTCGGAAAGTTGTATTTGATACCGACCGCAGAAACCCCGGTGGCCAATATTCATCGGGAGGAAATCCTGAAGGAAAGCCAGCTGCCAATTCGGTACTGCGCCTACACGCCATGTTTCCGCGGCGAAGCAGGCGCCGCAGGCGTCGGCACGCGCGGGATGATTCGCGTGCATCAATTCGACAAGGTGGAGCTGATCAAAATCGTGAAGCCCGAGGACGGGAATGCCGAGCACGAGAAAATGCTGGAGAACGCCGAGCGCGTGCTCCAATTGCTTGGCTTGCATTATCGCGTCGTGACGCTCTGCACGGGCGACATGGGATTCGCCAGCGCAAAGACGTTTGACATCGAAGTCTGGGCGCCAGGGCAGGGGAGTTACCTCGAAGTGTCGAGCGTTTCGAACTGCGAAGACTTTCAGGCGAGGCGCATGAACACGCGTTTCAAATCGGAGTCCGGGGAAAATCGATTTCCGCACATCCTGAATGGCAGCGGCACGGCGCTGGCCCGTCTGTTTGTGGCATTGCTTGAAACCTGCCAGCAGGCGGACGGTTCCATCGTGATTCCTGGGCCGCTCGAAGCTTATTTGAACAGGGATCGGATCCCCGCCTAACGGTTTCATGGAGCTGCGAAACCCACTGGCGAAACCCTGTTCCGCCGCTAATTTCTCCCATGCGCATCCTGCTCGCGAGCAGTGAGGTTCATCCCTATTCGAAAACCGGCGGCCTGGCCGATATGGTCGGCGCGCTCGGTAAACACCTTGCGCGCGCGGGTCACCAGGTCGGGCTCGTAACGCCTTTGTATGCCGGAATCCGGGAAAAGTTTCCCGCGATGGCACGATTCGGCAATCCGCTACAATTGATGCTCGGACATCAGCCCACAACGGCGGAGATCTGGGCGCTTGAGCCGATTAACGGCCTGACCATTTACTTCGTCGACCAGCCCGACTTCTATCAGCGTCCGGCGCTTTACCAGCGCGACGGTGCCGACTTCCCGGATAATGCCGAACGCTTTATATTTTTTTCGAAAGTCGTTGCGCACCTTGCGT
Proteins encoded:
- the serS gene encoding serine--tRNA ligase, yielding MLDIKLFREKPDHVRERLAARGAGDEARVGEILAADEQRRKLLVELETLKAQRNRVSKEIGALMAQKKSAEAEDRKRETREMGEKISQLEADVNAVDRQRDALMLQVPNLPHHSVPLGKSSEDNPVLRTFGEKPTFDFKPRTHVELCEQLKLVDFTRAAKLSGSGFLLYTGWGARLERALIQFLLDLHTLEHGYTEVSPPFVVGPQCLEGVGQFPKFKDQYYGLAEGDNTAELGKLYLIPTAETPVANIHREEILKESQLPIRYCAYTPCFRGEAGAAGVGTRGMIRVHQFDKVELIKIVKPEDGNAEHEKMLENAERVLQLLGLHYRVVTLCTGDMGFASAKTFDIEVWAPGQGSYLEVSSVSNCEDFQARRMNTRFKSESGENRFPHILNGSGTALARLFVALLETCQQADGSIVIPGPLEAYLNRDRIPA